In the genome of Bradyrhizobium arachidis, one region contains:
- a CDS encoding helix-turn-helix domain-containing protein, producing MGQFLLVDSRKLDGFEGLHQAVHGSHVDVMQLGRGRLRGTLSHVGIGDFSLSIGTFNVGMRTQRVSSDDKLIIGMLLAAEERVAHWSFDMQLNDVLVIPPLLEHDGVFHGASAYAAMRFDLDGVASLFGGEARLSDPDTWRSRSHFKADPESGAIASRRLVRIMSHLRTNTEGLTPSTAEFWKRAIVECMAANVMSSLPPDHSSWLPSARRLIRRVEDYLDEAGTRPVHVSEICAALSVSRRTLHRAFQEVFGLGPVSFLRHKRLCAVHSILRESAPGSTTVAAVAMEQGFYELGRFAQYYFAVFGERPSQTLGIAALRAQRAGIARA from the coding sequence ATGGGGCAGTTCCTTCTGGTTGATTCGCGTAAGCTCGACGGTTTCGAAGGACTTCACCAGGCCGTCCACGGCTCGCATGTCGACGTGATGCAGCTCGGACGCGGGCGGCTGCGGGGAACGTTGTCGCATGTTGGTATCGGCGACTTCTCGCTGAGCATCGGCACCTTCAACGTCGGCATGCGCACGCAGCGCGTCTCCAGCGACGACAAGCTGATCATCGGGATGCTGCTCGCGGCTGAGGAGCGCGTTGCGCACTGGTCGTTCGACATGCAGCTCAACGACGTGCTCGTGATCCCGCCGCTGCTCGAGCATGACGGCGTCTTCCATGGCGCGTCCGCTTACGCCGCGATGCGCTTCGACCTCGATGGAGTTGCCTCGCTGTTCGGCGGCGAGGCGCGGCTGAGCGATCCCGACACCTGGCGCAGCCGCAGCCATTTTAAGGCGGATCCCGAGAGCGGTGCGATTGCCTCGCGTCGCCTGGTCCGGATCATGTCGCATCTGCGGACGAACACGGAGGGCTTGACGCCCTCGACCGCCGAGTTCTGGAAACGGGCGATTGTGGAATGCATGGCGGCCAATGTCATGTCGTCACTGCCGCCTGACCACAGCAGCTGGCTGCCTTCGGCGCGACGGCTGATCCGCAGGGTTGAGGATTATCTCGACGAAGCCGGCACGCGCCCGGTGCATGTGTCGGAGATCTGCGCGGCATTGAGCGTATCGCGGCGCACCTTGCACCGTGCCTTTCAGGAGGTATTCGGCCTCGGTCCGGTCAGTTTCCTCCGGCACAAGCGGCTATGCGCCGTTCATTCCATCCTGCGCGAGAGCGCGCCCGGCTCAACCACCGTGGCGGCCGTCGCGATGGAGCAGGGCTTTTACGAGCTCGGCCGGTTCGCGCAATATTACTTTGCAGTGTTTGGCGAGCGCCCGTCGCAGACGCTCGGAATTGCCGCGTTGCGGGCACAACGAGCCGGGATCGCCAGGGCATAG
- a CDS encoding methyl-accepting chemotaxis protein has translation MSAALGLKAKPVSNEPADDDSDISALINRLTAEVNQIAVDKTKAIQQITNQMKMLALNALIESSRAGAQGAGFAVVAQEVRGVGQQVETIARELETQLTKRTGDLVASIDRMSQRSRGERMVDLSLNAVELIDRNLYERTCDVRWWATDSAVVDCAASPAPAAVTYASQRLGVILGAYTVYLDLWLCDLDGNVIANGRTDRFRVVGQNVAHTKWFREARTLRSGDDYVAGDVENQPLLGNAQVATYCASVRAGGEAHGAPIGVLAIHFDWEPQARAIVQGVRVGDSDKARVLLVDSNFRVIAASDGQGILSERISLSLNGQRSGFYHDRTGTMIAFHATPGYETYRGLGWYGVIVCGV, from the coding sequence ATGTCTGCTGCGCTGGGTCTCAAAGCCAAGCCCGTTTCCAACGAACCCGCCGACGACGATTCCGACATTTCCGCGCTGATCAACCGCCTCACCGCGGAGGTCAACCAGATCGCGGTCGACAAGACCAAGGCGATCCAGCAGATCACCAACCAGATGAAGATGCTGGCGCTGAACGCGCTGATCGAGAGCTCGCGCGCCGGCGCGCAAGGCGCCGGCTTTGCCGTGGTGGCGCAGGAGGTGCGCGGCGTCGGCCAGCAGGTCGAGACCATCGCACGCGAGCTCGAGACCCAGTTGACGAAACGCACCGGCGATCTCGTCGCCTCGATCGACCGCATGAGCCAGCGCTCGCGCGGCGAGCGCATGGTCGATCTGTCGCTCAACGCGGTCGAGCTGATCGACCGCAACCTCTATGAGCGCACCTGCGACGTGCGCTGGTGGGCGACCGATTCCGCCGTGGTCGATTGCGCGGCCTCCCCTGCTCCGGCCGCGGTCACCTACGCCTCGCAGCGGCTCGGCGTCATCCTCGGCGCCTACACCGTCTATCTCGACCTCTGGCTTTGCGACCTCGACGGCAACGTCATCGCCAACGGCCGCACCGACCGCTTTCGTGTCGTCGGCCAGAACGTCGCCCACACCAAGTGGTTTCGCGAGGCGCGCACCCTTCGCTCCGGCGACGATTATGTCGCCGGCGATGTCGAGAACCAGCCGCTGCTCGGCAACGCGCAGGTCGCGACCTACTGCGCCAGCGTCCGTGCCGGCGGAGAGGCCCACGGCGCGCCGATCGGCGTGCTCGCCATCCATTTCGACTGGGAGCCGCAGGCCCGTGCGATCGTGCAAGGGGTCCGCGTCGGCGACAGCGACAAGGCCCGCGTGCTGCTGGTCGACTCCAATTTCCGCGTGATCGCCGCCTCCGACGGCCAGGGCATCCTCAGCGAGCGCATCTCGCTCTCGCTGAACGGCCAGCGCTCCGGCTTTTACCACGACCGGACCGGCACGATGATCGCCTTCCACGCGACGCCTGGCTATGAGACCTATCGCGGGCTCGGCTGGTACGGCGTGATCGTCTGCGGGGTGTGA
- a CDS encoding carboxymuconolactone decarboxylase family protein, with translation MSHARSEYEDFKRIAPDAYDLVLALGQVAAKAGLDKQLLELVKLRASQINGCAFCVQHHVLLSERIGVPADKLHLVAVWREAPIFSARERAALAWAEALTLLPDGVGEDVYAEASREFSETELTYLTSAVASINVWNRFGAAFRWTPAKRPVAAHAAAS, from the coding sequence ATGTCTCACGCCCGCAGTGAATACGAGGATTTCAAGCGGATCGCGCCCGATGCGTATGATCTGGTGCTCGCACTGGGCCAGGTGGCGGCCAAGGCTGGCCTCGACAAACAGCTGCTCGAGCTGGTCAAGCTGCGCGCCTCACAGATCAATGGCTGTGCCTTCTGCGTGCAGCATCATGTCTTGTTGTCGGAGCGGATCGGCGTGCCCGCCGACAAGCTCCATCTGGTCGCGGTCTGGCGCGAGGCACCTATCTTTTCCGCGCGTGAGCGGGCGGCGCTCGCCTGGGCTGAGGCGCTGACCCTGCTGCCGGACGGCGTCGGCGAAGACGTCTACGCGGAGGCGAGCCGCGAGTTCTCCGAGACGGAGTTGACGTATCTCACCTCGGCGGTCGCCTCGATCAACGTCTGGAACCGTTTTGGCGCGGCATTTCGCTGGACGCCGGCGAAGCGGCCGGTCGCGGCGCATGCCGCGGCATCCTGA
- the recJ gene encoding single-stranded-DNA-specific exonuclease RecJ, with protein MTPPATTLPTEMPQAFLGVARSLTDKLWRDRLDARGAAKALAIVQRHQLPELLARVLAGRGVDIDAVADFLDPTIRKLMPDPFTVTEMEAAAKRIADAAARGEKVAIFGDYDVDGATSAALLAWHLRHCGLDPLIHIPDRIFEGYGPNTEAVRGLAAKGATLLVTVDCGTTSIEPLAEAKRLGMSVVVIDHHQAGDELPEVDALVNPNRLDDLSGLGHLAAVGLVLVTLVAVNRELRQRGFWNSEMPEPDLLGMLHHVALGTVADVAPLIGLNRAFVAKGLIAMRRRDHVGHTALMDVARLNGPPEAWHLGFMLGPRVNAGGRIGRADLGVRLLLEGDSVEAARIAAELDRLNSERRIIEQAAEAQAEAEALASIGLEDKLGVIVTASEGWHPGVVGLVASRLKEKFSRPAFAIALEPGGIGTGSGRSIAGVDLGKAVRQAVADGILLKGGGHAMAAGVTLRKEKLAEFRAYLETALAQDVAEARHVNELDIDGAVSARAVTTELATTLNRAGPFGSGNPEPVLALPGHQLVFADEVGQAHLRLRFKSGDGSIVNGIAFRAVGQKLGNALLANRGQQLHVAGSLSVDRYQGAERVQFRVLDVALPDQGPSVIR; from the coding sequence ATGACACCGCCCGCCACCACCTTGCCGACCGAGATGCCCCAGGCGTTCCTGGGCGTCGCGCGCTCGCTCACCGACAAGCTCTGGCGCGACCGGCTGGACGCGCGCGGGGCGGCCAAGGCGCTCGCCATCGTGCAGCGGCACCAACTGCCGGAGCTGCTGGCGCGGGTGCTGGCGGGCCGCGGCGTCGACATTGACGCGGTCGCCGACTTTCTCGATCCGACCATCCGGAAGCTGATGCCGGATCCGTTCACCGTGACTGAGATGGAGGCCGCGGCGAAGCGGATCGCGGACGCGGCGGCGAGGGGCGAGAAGGTCGCGATCTTCGGCGACTACGACGTCGATGGCGCCACCTCGGCGGCGCTGCTGGCCTGGCATCTGCGCCATTGCGGGCTCGATCCGCTGATCCATATCCCTGACCGCATTTTCGAGGGCTACGGCCCCAACACCGAAGCGGTTCGCGGACTGGCGGCCAAGGGCGCCACGCTGCTCGTCACTGTCGATTGCGGCACCACCAGCATCGAGCCGCTCGCCGAAGCAAAACGCCTCGGCATGTCCGTGGTCGTGATCGACCATCACCAGGCCGGTGACGAGCTGCCGGAGGTCGATGCGCTAGTCAATCCGAACCGGCTCGATGATCTCTCGGGTCTCGGCCATCTCGCCGCCGTCGGCCTCGTGCTGGTGACGCTGGTCGCGGTCAATCGCGAGCTGCGCCAGCGCGGCTTCTGGAATTCCGAGATGCCAGAGCCCGATCTGCTGGGCATGCTGCATCACGTCGCGCTGGGCACGGTCGCCGATGTGGCGCCGCTGATCGGCCTCAATCGCGCCTTCGTCGCCAAGGGTCTGATCGCGATGCGACGTCGCGACCATGTCGGCCATACCGCGCTGATGGACGTGGCGCGGCTCAACGGCCCGCCGGAGGCTTGGCATCTCGGCTTCATGCTGGGTCCGCGCGTCAATGCTGGCGGCCGCATCGGCCGCGCCGATCTCGGCGTGCGGCTTTTGCTGGAAGGCGACAGCGTCGAGGCCGCGCGGATCGCCGCCGAGCTCGATCGCCTCAACAGCGAGCGCCGCATCATCGAGCAGGCCGCGGAAGCGCAGGCGGAAGCCGAGGCGCTGGCCTCGATCGGGCTGGAGGATAAGCTCGGCGTCATCGTCACGGCGTCTGAAGGGTGGCATCCCGGCGTGGTCGGCCTCGTCGCCTCGCGCCTGAAGGAGAAGTTTTCGCGGCCCGCTTTCGCCATCGCGCTCGAGCCCGGCGGCATCGGCACCGGCTCGGGCCGCTCGATCGCCGGCGTCGATCTCGGCAAGGCGGTGCGGCAGGCTGTGGCCGACGGCATCTTGCTGAAGGGCGGCGGCCACGCGATGGCCGCCGGCGTCACGCTGCGGAAAGAGAAGCTCGCCGAATTCCGTGCCTATCTCGAGACCGCGCTGGCGCAGGACGTCGCCGAGGCGCGCCACGTCAATGAGCTCGATATCGACGGCGCGGTCTCCGCGCGTGCGGTAACGACGGAGCTGGCGACGACGCTCAATCGCGCGGGGCCGTTCGGCAGCGGCAACCCGGAGCCGGTGCTGGCGCTGCCGGGGCATCAGCTCGTCTTTGCCGACGAGGTCGGGCAGGCGCATTTGAGGCTGCGTTTTAAGTCGGGCGACGGTTCGATCGTCAACGGCATCGCATTCCGCGCAGTCGGCCAGAAGCTCGGCAATGCGCTACTCGCCAATCGCGGCCAGCAACTACATGTCGCGGGATCATTGTCGGTCGACCGCTACCAGGGCGCCGAGCGCGTGCAATTCCGCGTCCTCGATGTCGCGCTACCGGACCAGGGGCCATCCGTGATCAGATAA
- a CDS encoding arylsulfatase, with translation MSSELKNKNNQSSQPIDRRHLLLGTSSIVAAAALTSEAMAQAQKAAPAPNPSQTSSGRKPNILVIFGDDIGQTNISAYSFGVMGYRTPNIDRIAKEGMMFTDYYAEQSCTAGRSSFITGQCTLRTGLSKVGIPGAAVGLQSRDVTIAELLKPLGYATGQFGKNHLGDRNEYLPTVHGFDEFYGNLYHLNAEEDPENRFYPRDPGFLEKFGPRGVLRCKASDRDDPTEHPRFGRVGKQTIEDTGPLNKKRMETIDDETSAAAIDFIKRQTQANTPFFCWFNSTRMHFRTHVRPEHRDKPGLTSRTEYADGMIEHDATIGTILKALDDLGIANDTILIYTTDNGPHQNSWPDAGTTPFRSEKNTNWEGAFRVPCMIRWPGRIAAGTVSNEIVSGLDWMPTLLAAAGDADVKQKLLTGYQIGGETYKVHLDGYSQLAYLTGQQPNSARKEFVYFNDDGDLVAARIENWKVVFEEQRATGTMRIWAEPFTKLRVPKFFNLRSDPYERADITSNTYYDWLMSDAAGVLIAGPAIVGQFLATFKEFPPSQRPSSFSIDQLQEKMQRSFEAAQSN, from the coding sequence ATGAGCAGCGAGTTGAAGAACAAGAACAACCAGTCCAGTCAACCGATCGATCGCAGACATCTGCTGCTTGGAACATCCTCCATCGTCGCCGCCGCGGCCCTGACGTCCGAGGCCATGGCGCAGGCCCAGAAAGCAGCCCCAGCGCCCAACCCGTCGCAGACGTCGTCCGGCCGCAAGCCGAACATCCTCGTGATCTTCGGTGACGATATCGGCCAGACCAATATCTCCGCCTATTCTTTCGGCGTGATGGGATATCGCACCCCGAACATCGATCGCATCGCCAAAGAAGGCATGATGTTCACCGACTATTATGCCGAGCAGAGCTGCACCGCCGGGCGATCGTCGTTCATCACCGGCCAGTGCACGCTGCGGACGGGATTGTCGAAGGTCGGCATTCCCGGCGCCGCCGTCGGCCTCCAGTCACGCGACGTGACGATCGCCGAATTGCTCAAGCCGCTTGGCTACGCCACGGGCCAGTTCGGCAAGAACCATCTCGGCGACCGCAACGAGTACCTGCCGACCGTACACGGCTTCGACGAGTTCTACGGCAATCTGTATCACCTCAACGCCGAGGAAGATCCGGAGAACCGGTTCTATCCGCGCGATCCCGGCTTCCTGGAGAAATTCGGACCGCGCGGCGTCCTGCGCTGCAAGGCCAGCGACCGCGACGATCCGACCGAGCACCCACGCTTCGGACGGGTTGGCAAGCAGACCATCGAGGATACCGGCCCGCTGAACAAGAAGCGGATGGAGACGATCGACGACGAGACCTCGGCTGCCGCGATCGATTTCATCAAGCGGCAGACCCAGGCCAACACGCCGTTCTTCTGCTGGTTCAACTCCACCCGCATGCATTTCCGCACGCACGTCCGGCCCGAGCATCGCGACAAGCCCGGGCTGACGTCCCGGACAGAATATGCGGATGGAATGATCGAGCACGACGCGACGATCGGAACGATCCTGAAGGCGCTGGACGATCTCGGCATCGCCAACGACACCATCCTGATCTACACGACCGACAACGGACCGCACCAGAATTCCTGGCCGGATGCCGGCACGACCCCGTTCCGCAGCGAGAAGAACACCAATTGGGAAGGCGCGTTCCGCGTTCCCTGCATGATCCGATGGCCCGGCCGCATCGCTGCCGGCACCGTGTCGAACGAGATCGTCAGCGGTCTCGACTGGATGCCGACGCTGCTCGCCGCAGCAGGCGATGCCGACGTCAAGCAGAAGCTGCTGACCGGTTATCAGATCGGCGGCGAGACCTACAAGGTCCATCTCGACGGCTACAGCCAGCTCGCCTACCTCACCGGTCAACAGCCGAACAGCGCCCGCAAGGAATTCGTCTACTTCAACGATGACGGCGACCTCGTCGCGGCGCGCATCGAGAACTGGAAGGTCGTTTTCGAGGAACAGCGTGCGACGGGAACGATGCGAATCTGGGCCGAGCCGTTCACGAAGCTCCGTGTCCCGAAATTCTTTAACCTGCGGTCCGATCCTTACGAACGCGCCGATATCACGTCCAATACCTACTATGACTGGCTGATGTCGGACGCTGCCGGCGTCCTCATTGCCGGCCCTGCAATCGTCGGTCAATTCCTTGCAACCTTCAAGGAGTTTCCGCCCAGCCAGCGGCCTTCGAGCTTTAGCATCGATCAAC
- a CDS encoding lytic murein transglycosylase: MKQADSSSLRSRRTLLKSALGAAALLASPADVLAAPPGFDEWRESFRARAMAKGISATTWQRAMGRVEPDMSVFKQMRNQPEFHEQVWQYINRRVSDWRIINGKIALKNNEALLARIERDFGVERGTLLALWGVESAYGDPLVQQNHMTPVFPSLAALAWNEPRRKAYWETELINALRIVDKGWSTPEEMKGSWAGAMGHSQWMPEVWLNVGIDYDGDGKVSPFGKPDDALGSTAKYLVNRGKWHRGEHWGYEVRASGEASGSRTYAAWQSAGVTRADGQPFPQPNASAQMWTPVAGGPTFLLGPNFYSVKSYNPSMNYALAICHLGDRCLGAPPFIQPFPGSERALTLAEVQEMQTRLTKAGFDTGGTDGRVGNDTMKAIKDFQQRAGITPADGYGGLKVLAKLRQGS, translated from the coding sequence ATGAAACAAGCTGATTCCTCGTCCCTTCGTAGCCGCCGCACCCTGCTGAAATCCGCGCTCGGAGCAGCCGCTCTGCTCGCCTCGCCCGCGGATGTGCTTGCGGCACCTCCGGGCTTCGACGAGTGGCGCGAGAGCTTTCGCGCTCGCGCCATGGCCAAGGGCATTTCGGCCACGACATGGCAGCGCGCGATGGGACGCGTCGAGCCTGACATGAGCGTGTTCAAGCAGATGCGCAACCAGCCTGAATTTCACGAGCAGGTCTGGCAATACATCAACCGCCGCGTCTCGGACTGGCGCATCATCAACGGCAAGATCGCGCTGAAGAACAACGAGGCGCTGCTCGCGCGGATCGAGCGCGATTTCGGCGTCGAGCGCGGCACGCTGCTGGCGCTGTGGGGCGTCGAGTCCGCCTATGGCGATCCGCTGGTGCAGCAGAACCACATGACGCCGGTGTTTCCCTCCCTCGCCGCGCTCGCCTGGAACGAGCCACGCCGCAAGGCCTATTGGGAGACCGAGCTGATCAACGCCCTGCGCATCGTCGACAAGGGCTGGAGCACGCCCGAGGAGATGAAGGGCTCATGGGCCGGCGCGATGGGACATTCGCAATGGATGCCGGAGGTCTGGCTCAATGTCGGCATCGACTATGACGGCGACGGCAAGGTCTCGCCGTTCGGCAAGCCCGACGACGCGCTGGGCTCGACCGCAAAATATCTGGTCAATCGCGGCAAATGGCATCGCGGCGAGCACTGGGGCTACGAGGTGCGCGCGTCCGGCGAGGCAAGCGGCAGCCGCACCTACGCGGCGTGGCAGTCGGCCGGCGTCACCCGCGCCGACGGCCAGCCGTTCCCGCAGCCGAACGCCTCCGCACAGATGTGGACGCCGGTCGCGGGCGGGCCAACGTTCCTGCTCGGACCGAACTTCTATTCGGTGAAGAGCTACAATCCCTCGATGAACTACGCGCTGGCGATCTGCCATCTCGGCGACCGCTGTCTCGGCGCGCCGCCCTTCATCCAGCCCTTCCCCGGTTCCGAGCGCGCGCTGACGCTCGCCGAGGTGCAGGAGATGCAGACGCGCCTGACCAAGGCCGGTTTCGATACCGGCGGCACTGACGGCCGCGTCGGCAACGACACCATGAAGGCGATCAAGGATTTTCAGCAGCGCGCGGGGATCACGCCGGCAGATGGCTATGGCGGGCTGAAGGTGCTGGCCAAGTTGCGGCAGGGGTCGTAG
- a CDS encoding formylglycine-generating enzyme family protein, with product MLRADLDHREWLPDDAKTGEMLFIPGGTFRMGSDHHYPEEAPSHRVAVDGFWIDRTPVTNRQFKQFVNATRHVTEAQIVPDPKDYPGALKEMLYAGSLVFSPLPRITDLTDWSQWWSFMRGANWRHPYGPGSNIRGLDDHPVVHVSYSDAAAYARWAGKELPTEAEWEFAARGGLEGEEFAWGDALMPGGKHMANIWQGNFPVQNLGEDGYARTSPVMAFPPNGYGLYDMIGNVWEWTSDWWSARHTAEAAKPCCIPSNPRGGREDASFDPCQPDIRIPRKVLKGGSHLCAPNYCRRYRPAARHAEPIDTSTSHVGFRCVVRMPPVTHREQEGSAAT from the coding sequence ATGTTGCGGGCGGACCTCGATCATCGCGAGTGGTTGCCGGACGATGCAAAGACCGGCGAGATGCTCTTCATTCCCGGCGGAACCTTTCGCATGGGATCCGACCATCATTACCCCGAGGAGGCGCCGAGCCATCGGGTCGCCGTCGACGGTTTCTGGATCGATCGCACGCCGGTCACCAACCGGCAGTTCAAGCAATTCGTCAACGCGACACGCCATGTCACTGAAGCCCAGATCGTTCCGGATCCGAAGGACTATCCAGGCGCCCTGAAGGAGATGCTCTACGCGGGATCACTGGTTTTCTCTCCGCTGCCGCGCATCACCGATCTCACCGACTGGAGCCAGTGGTGGTCATTCATGCGCGGCGCCAATTGGCGTCATCCTTACGGTCCCGGCAGCAACATCAGGGGCCTCGACGATCATCCGGTCGTGCACGTCTCCTACAGCGATGCGGCGGCCTATGCCCGTTGGGCCGGCAAGGAGCTGCCGACGGAAGCCGAATGGGAGTTTGCCGCGCGGGGCGGCCTTGAGGGCGAGGAATTCGCCTGGGGCGATGCGCTGATGCCGGGCGGTAAGCACATGGCCAATATCTGGCAGGGAAACTTCCCCGTCCAGAATCTCGGCGAGGATGGGTACGCACGTACCTCGCCGGTCATGGCCTTCCCGCCCAACGGCTACGGCCTCTACGACATGATCGGCAATGTCTGGGAGTGGACATCCGACTGGTGGTCGGCGCGGCACACGGCCGAGGCTGCAAAACCCTGCTGCATCCCAAGCAATCCGCGCGGCGGCCGCGAGGATGCGAGCTTTGATCCATGTCAACCGGACATCCGCATTCCGCGCAAGGTTCTGAAGGGCGGCTCGCATCTCTGCGCGCCGAACTATTGCCGCCGTTATCGTCCCGCCGCGCGGCATGCCGAGCCGATCGACACCTCGACCAGCCATGTCGGCTTCCGCTGCGTGGTGCGGATGCCTCCCGTCACTCACCGCGAACAAGAAGGATCTGCTGCAACATAG
- a CDS encoding aldolase, with product MAHSLHSPSSAPEPVRSNRPDLATDAIRTAREDLAACFRMAARNGFEEGICNHFSAVVPGHDDLFLVNPYGYAFRELSASKLLICDFHGNVLDGEGVPEATAFYIHAEMHKRLPRAKVAFHTHMPYATALSMTEGDPLIWAGQTALKFYGRTAVDRDYNGLALDNREGARIASAVGDADIVFMKHHGVMVLAPTIAEAWDDLYYLERAAEVQVLAMSTGRKVLPVDPAIAAETYRQMREGDSESARLHLAAIRRQLDAEEPQYRH from the coding sequence ATGGCGCACAGCCTTCATTCGCCGTCTTCCGCGCCCGAGCCCGTCCGCTCGAACCGGCCGGACCTTGCCACCGATGCGATCCGCACCGCGCGCGAGGATCTCGCCGCCTGTTTCCGCATGGCCGCCCGCAACGGCTTTGAGGAGGGCATCTGCAACCACTTCTCGGCCGTCGTGCCGGGCCATGACGATCTCTTCCTCGTCAACCCCTATGGCTACGCGTTCCGCGAGCTGAGCGCCTCGAAGCTGCTGATCTGCGACTTCCACGGCAACGTGCTCGACGGTGAAGGCGTTCCCGAGGCGACCGCCTTCTACATCCACGCCGAGATGCACAAGCGCCTACCGCGCGCCAAGGTCGCCTTCCACACCCACATGCCCTACGCCACCGCGCTCTCGATGACCGAGGGCGATCCGCTGATCTGGGCCGGCCAGACCGCGCTGAAATTCTACGGCCGCACCGCGGTCGACCGCGACTATAACGGCCTTGCCCTCGATAACCGCGAGGGCGCGCGCATCGCGTCCGCAGTTGGCGATGCTGACATCGTCTTCATGAAGCATCACGGCGTGATGGTGTTGGCGCCGACCATCGCGGAAGCCTGGGACGATCTCTATTATCTCGAGCGCGCTGCCGAAGTGCAGGTGCTCGCGATGTCGACCGGACGCAAGGTGCTGCCGGTCGATCCCGCGATTGCGGCCGAGACCTACAGGCAGATGCGCGAGGGCGATTCCGAATCCGCGCGGCTGCACCTCGCCGCGATCCGGCGGCAGCTGGATGCGGAGGAGCCGCAGTACCGGCACTGA
- a CDS encoding SDR family NAD(P)-dependent oxidoreductase — MAGQVEGKVALVTGGASGIGEAIVELFAREGATVVITDIDELRGPELEKRVTKAAGKAIFLEQDVTSEERWIEIVAEIAKRYGRLDIMVSNAGIGIAVPSIVDMTLSDWRKQNAINLDGVFLSVKHCLPLMRKTGGGSIVMMSSLAGLRGAPGLSAYSLTKGGVRLFAKSIAMECAAAGDGIRVNSVHPGIIDTPIWGKIPTGAAGAGQNAPIDPEERAKVATPLGRAGQAAEIASGVLYLASDASRYVTGSELVIDGGMNAGGVPRRA; from the coding sequence ATGGCAGGGCAGGTTGAGGGCAAGGTCGCGCTGGTGACGGGCGGCGCGTCAGGTATTGGCGAGGCCATTGTCGAGCTGTTCGCGCGCGAGGGCGCCACTGTTGTCATCACCGATATCGACGAGCTGCGAGGCCCCGAGCTCGAAAAGCGCGTCACCAAGGCAGCCGGCAAGGCGATCTTCCTGGAGCAGGACGTCACCAGCGAGGAGCGCTGGATCGAGATCGTCGCCGAGATCGCGAAGCGCTACGGCCGGCTCGACATCATGGTCTCCAATGCGGGCATCGGCATTGCCGTGCCCTCGATCGTCGACATGACGCTCTCCGACTGGCGCAAGCAGAACGCGATCAACCTCGATGGGGTGTTTCTCTCGGTCAAGCACTGCCTGCCCTTGATGCGCAAGACCGGCGGCGGCTCGATCGTGATGATGTCTTCGCTCGCGGGCTTGCGCGGTGCGCCGGGGCTCTCGGCCTATTCGCTGACCAAGGGCGGCGTGCGGCTGTTCGCCAAGTCGATCGCGATGGAGTGCGCGGCAGCAGGTGACGGCATCCGCGTCAACTCCGTGCATCCCGGCATCATCGACACGCCGATCTGGGGCAAGATTCCGACCGGTGCGGCCGGCGCCGGCCAGAATGCGCCGATCGATCCGGAGGAGCGTGCCAAGGTCGCAACTCCGCTCGGGCGCGCCGGCCAGGCCGCGGAGATCGCCTCCGGCGTGTTGTATCTGGCTTCCGATGCCTCGCGCTACGTCACCGGCAGCGAGCTCGTCATCGACGGCGGCATGAATGCCGGCGGAGTGCCGCGTCGAGCGTGA
- a CDS encoding MarR family winged helix-turn-helix transcriptional regulator, translated as MSRKSAGITRSKTARKTPMSADEGTVRVPAPGEGKRGEQGYLGYLLRQAHAAVRLTMERTLADLGVTSPQFAVLTMLNAYPGLSGADVARLTFLTPQTVGVIIRNLERDGAIEMTPHPVHGRIQQWMLTSRGATLLKACRERVIALEKRLAGGLDAKTEASIRRWLAGIAADLQEG; from the coding sequence ATGTCACGCAAGTCTGCCGGCATCACAAGATCGAAAACCGCGCGCAAGACGCCCATGTCTGCCGACGAAGGCACCGTTCGCGTGCCCGCTCCCGGCGAGGGCAAGCGCGGCGAGCAAGGCTATCTCGGTTATCTCCTGCGCCAGGCTCACGCCGCGGTCCGCCTGACGATGGAGCGGACGCTGGCGGACCTCGGCGTGACATCGCCCCAATTTGCGGTGCTGACGATGCTCAACGCGTACCCGGGCCTGTCGGGGGCAGACGTCGCCCGCCTCACCTTCCTGACCCCGCAGACGGTCGGCGTGATCATTCGCAACCTGGAACGCGACGGCGCCATTGAGATGACGCCGCATCCCGTCCACGGCCGTATCCAGCAGTGGATGCTGACGTCGCGCGGCGCGACGCTGCTGAAGGCGTGTCGGGAACGCGTGATCGCGCTGGAGAAGCGCCTTGCCGGCGGCCTCGATGCCAAGACCGAGGCAAGCATTCGCCGGTGGCTCGCAGGGATCGCAGCGGATTTGCAGGAGGGCTAG